The [Bacillus] selenitireducens MLS10 genome includes a region encoding these proteins:
- a CDS encoding ABC transporter permease produces MTTTLRRIVFFLGMIVIWEAVYRVYAQQTQMFPSPFGSLEQLYIGLFETGILTQALTESLQRIVIGFTLALLIGGLLGILIGVSKIADETLGSLVIALQSVPSIVWLPLALVMFQGGEGAIYFVVILGGTWAMTMNMRMGIKNVSPILIRAAKTMGYSQTEIVWKVMLPASVPSILTGARLAWAFGWRALMAAELIGRGGLGRTLMDARDFFNMELVVAIMIIISTIGLIVEYLIFSKIEKNVMSRWGYHRLQHK; encoded by the coding sequence ATGACTACAACGCTGAGGAGAATCGTGTTCTTTCTGGGGATGATCGTTATATGGGAGGCGGTATATAGGGTTTATGCCCAACAGACACAGATGTTTCCGTCCCCGTTCGGATCCCTCGAACAACTGTATATCGGACTGTTTGAAACGGGGATTCTGACACAGGCACTTACAGAAAGCCTGCAGAGGATCGTCATTGGATTTACGCTGGCTCTCCTGATCGGCGGACTGCTTGGCATTCTGATCGGTGTTTCAAAAATTGCCGATGAAACCCTGGGCTCGCTCGTCATTGCCCTGCAGTCGGTTCCGAGTATCGTCTGGCTCCCCCTTGCCCTCGTCATGTTTCAGGGCGGGGAGGGCGCGATCTATTTTGTTGTCATCCTTGGTGGAACCTGGGCGATGACGATGAATATGCGAATGGGGATCAAAAATGTGTCTCCGATTTTGATCAGAGCAGCAAAGACGATGGGATACAGTCAGACTGAAATTGTCTGGAAGGTGATGCTGCCGGCGTCGGTTCCGTCGATCCTGACTGGCGCCAGACTTGCCTGGGCCTTTGGCTGGCGGGCTCTGATGGCCGCAGAACTGATTGGCCGCGGTGGCCTTGGCCGAACGCTGATGGATGCACGGGATTTCTTCAACATGGAGCTCGTTGTGGCGATTATGATCATCATTTCGACCATCGGCCTCATTGTCGAATATCTGATCTTTTCAAAGATCGAGAAGAATGTGATGTCACGCTGGGGTTATCACCGGCTTCAACATAAATAA
- a CDS encoding heme lyase CcmF/NrfE family subunit: MELIGKLSIYLGFFLSVWALIAFLVGIKKQDQRFIDSGKGAVMSTFITATLSIALLLYLLAKSDFRFEYVASYTSTDLPMVYKLVALWAGNAGSLLLWTFFLAMFGAMVAFSRKMKKNPMTPYIVSIMLLNTIFFYLILSFVSNPFMTFAAGDVPAEGRGLNPMLQDPGMILHPVTLYLGYVGLVVPFAFAIASLIMRSMDAFWVQMARRWTIIAWAFLTMGNVIGGWWAYTELGWGGYWAWDPVENASFMPWLTVTAYLHSVMIQERKNMLKVWNLSLIIISYLLTLFGTFLVRSGILTSVHSFAQGNIGQYFLIFLSFMVLLSLYVLMSRYHLLRKDSGQFDSYLSKESSFLMNNIILLGGTFAVFWGTIFPIVSEAIAGTRVTVGVPFFNTVMSPILLALIFLMAVCPLIAWQRASVKNIKDNFMIPAILSLIVLGVIAFMGIRDAYPLIAFTIIVFALLTHIVEFIRGTKARRKVTKENVIVAFGRLMYRSRRRYGGYVVHLGVLLIAFGIVGSNFDSEQLVTLQEGDTLEIESYVLTYESLEQRRSGLNDIVYANIAVEKNGEDVGYITPERVFYANWQEPSTNVAVRSTLVEDLYVVLSGWEEDNRATFQINVNPLVAWIWIGSGVLVLGSLFAIMGGRYGQPVPRYAGPKRKVH; encoded by the coding sequence ATGGAACTGATCGGAAAACTGTCGATCTATCTCGGCTTTTTCCTTTCTGTCTGGGCACTGATCGCCTTTTTGGTTGGAATCAAAAAGCAGGATCAGCGGTTCATCGACAGCGGAAAAGGTGCCGTCATGAGCACATTTATCACAGCAACGCTCTCAATAGCCCTGCTCTTATACCTGTTGGCAAAGAGTGACTTCAGATTTGAGTATGTGGCGAGTTACACGAGCACGGACTTGCCGATGGTCTATAAGCTGGTTGCGCTATGGGCCGGAAATGCGGGATCACTATTGCTTTGGACCTTTTTCCTGGCAATGTTTGGCGCGATGGTCGCCTTTTCAAGAAAAATGAAAAAGAATCCGATGACGCCTTATATTGTCAGCATCATGCTGTTAAATACGATTTTCTTCTATCTGATTTTAAGTTTTGTCTCCAACCCGTTTATGACGTTTGCCGCAGGGGATGTCCCTGCCGAAGGTCGCGGGCTGAATCCGATGCTGCAGGATCCAGGGATGATTCTTCACCCGGTGACACTGTATCTCGGCTATGTCGGACTGGTTGTTCCATTCGCCTTTGCCATTGCGTCCTTAATCATGCGCAGTATGGATGCGTTCTGGGTACAGATGGCAAGACGGTGGACGATTATTGCCTGGGCATTCTTGACAATGGGGAATGTGATTGGCGGCTGGTGGGCGTATACAGAGCTCGGATGGGGCGGGTATTGGGCATGGGACCCGGTTGAAAATGCCTCGTTTATGCCCTGGCTGACGGTCACGGCGTATCTCCATTCCGTTATGATTCAGGAACGGAAGAACATGCTGAAGGTATGGAACCTGAGTCTGATCATTATTTCGTATTTGCTCACACTGTTTGGGACATTCCTTGTAAGGAGCGGTATTTTGACTTCGGTGCATTCTTTTGCACAGGGGAATATCGGTCAGTATTTCCTGATCTTCCTTTCGTTTATGGTACTGCTTTCGCTGTATGTTCTGATGAGCCGCTATCATCTGCTCCGTAAAGACAGCGGCCAGTTTGACTCTTACTTGTCCAAAGAGAGCTCATTTTTGATGAACAATATTATTCTGCTTGGTGGAACCTTTGCGGTGTTCTGGGGGACCATTTTCCCGATCGTCAGTGAAGCAATTGCCGGAACGAGGGTGACGGTGGGGGTACCGTTTTTCAATACGGTGATGTCCCCGATCCTGCTGGCCTTGATTTTCTTAATGGCGGTATGCCCCTTGATTGCCTGGCAGCGCGCAAGCGTCAAAAACATCAAGGACAACTTTATGATCCCGGCAATTCTCAGTCTGATTGTCCTTGGCGTGATCGCCTTTATGGGGATTCGGGATGCGTATCCGCTGATTGCCTTTACGATCATTGTATTCGCCTTATTGACACATATCGTCGAATTTATCCGTGGAACAAAAGCAAGACGAAAAGTGACGAAAGAAAATGTTATTGTGGCATTCGGCCGCCTGATGTACCGGAGCAGACGCCGATACGGCGGGTATGTGGTGCATCTCGGTGTTCTCCTCATTGCATTTGGCATTGTCGGATCGAACTTTGATTCAGAACAGCTGGTCACGCTCCAAGAGGGGGACACCCTCGAGATTGAGAGCTATGTGCTGACTTATGAGAGCCTTGAACAAAGAAGATCCGGACTGAATGACATTGTCTATGCGAACATTGCCGTGGAGAAGAATGGGGAAGATGTGGGTTATATCACACCTGAACGCGTGTTTTATGCGAACTGGCAGGAACCGTCAACGAATGTCGCCGTCCGCTCCACTCTGGTGGAAGATTTGTATGTGGTGTTGAGCGGCTGGGAGGAAGACAATCGCGCCACGTTCCAGATCAACGTCAATCCACTGGTTGCCTGGATCTGGATCGGCAGCGGCGTGCTCGTTCTCGGCTCACTGTTTGCAATTATGGGAGGACGTTACGGTCAGCCGGTTCCACGCTATGCCGGACCAAAAAGGAAGGTGCATTAA
- a CDS encoding ammonia-forming cytochrome c nitrite reductase subunit c552: protein MKQVRSSRYLLILMMIFSIGLAACSGEEESQAGTTDTTSIPPDEIVNTAFKDEFPLHYESYLKNAEKSNPPGSKFVTDIEPNLPMLFHNYGFMLEYNETRGHAYAVEDVINIARINDNSIGSCMTCKSTAVPALLDEMGDDYWGANFRDEIVPRTLELGAGGESEDLGEFGHMSIGCSDCHDPATMELRITRPSFTNAMERRGIDVTEASKNEMRSYVCAQCHVEYYFEPENQKVTFPWDNGLKPEDMFEYFENQAKDQNFDYDWVHSISGAPMIKAQHPEFEMWSYGPHGEAGVSCADCHMPYERTDGAKKVTSHHWTSPMDNMQNTCLNCHSDKTEKQMRDRVDAIQDRHIEAMHETQWHSVRAHYFVNRMITAGADEEKIEEAQYYIRKGQWFWDIIAAENSDGFHNPQGGADSMRTSSDASNKAIEIAVSELAKLGEDLDELERQIEETMENVYNEGDPHEKHTHAVNEYFPNVLELDE from the coding sequence ATGAAACAAGTACGATCAAGCCGTTATCTCCTGATTCTGATGATGATCTTCTCTATAGGTCTTGCGGCTTGCAGTGGAGAAGAAGAGAGTCAGGCAGGTACGACGGATACGACGAGTATTCCTCCGGATGAAATCGTCAACACCGCTTTTAAAGATGAATTTCCTTTGCATTATGAAAGCTATTTAAAGAACGCAGAAAAATCCAATCCCCCTGGATCGAAGTTTGTGACAGACATTGAGCCGAATTTGCCGATGCTCTTTCACAACTACGGTTTTATGCTTGAGTACAACGAAACACGCGGACATGCCTATGCAGTTGAGGATGTCATCAACATAGCGAGAATCAATGACAATTCCATCGGATCGTGCATGACGTGTAAATCCACAGCCGTCCCTGCGCTGTTGGATGAGATGGGTGATGATTACTGGGGTGCAAACTTCAGAGACGAAATTGTGCCAAGAACCCTTGAACTTGGTGCAGGCGGCGAGTCTGAAGACCTGGGTGAGTTCGGTCACATGTCAATCGGATGTTCCGACTGCCATGATCCTGCAACGATGGAACTGCGTATTACCCGGCCTTCGTTTACCAATGCCATGGAAAGACGGGGCATTGATGTCACAGAAGCGTCGAAGAATGAAATGAGAAGCTATGTGTGTGCGCAATGTCACGTGGAGTATTACTTCGAACCGGAAAATCAGAAGGTGACATTCCCTTGGGACAACGGATTGAAGCCGGAAGATATGTTCGAGTATTTCGAAAATCAGGCGAAGGATCAAAACTTTGATTATGACTGGGTGCACTCCATTTCCGGAGCCCCGATGATTAAAGCACAGCATCCGGAGTTTGAAATGTGGAGCTATGGTCCTCACGGTGAAGCGGGCGTATCCTGCGCCGATTGTCATATGCCTTATGAGCGCACGGACGGCGCGAAAAAGGTAACATCGCATCACTGGACGTCTCCGATGGACAACATGCAGAATACGTGCCTCAACTGTCACTCGGATAAAACAGAAAAGCAGATGAGAGACCGCGTGGATGCCATTCAGGACCGTCACATTGAAGCGATGCATGAAACACAGTGGCACTCCGTTCGTGCCCACTATTTCGTCAACCGGATGATCACAGCCGGTGCGGATGAAGAAAAGATTGAAGAAGCACAGTACTACATCCGTAAAGGACAGTGGTTCTGGGATATTATTGCAGCGGAAAACTCTGACGGATTCCATAATCCGCAGGGCGGGGCCGATTCCATGAGAACGTCCTCCGATGCATCAAACAAAGCCATCGAAATTGCCGTATCGGAACTGGCCAAGTTGGGTGAAGACCTCGATGAACTCGAGCGTCAGATCGAAGAAACAATGGAGAACGTGTACAACGAAGGAGATCCTCATGAGAAGCATACCCATGCTGTCAATGAGTACTTCCCGAACGTACTTGAACTCGACGAGTAA
- a CDS encoding ABC transporter ATP-binding protein, producing the protein MEDVVIKGLEKTFPGAEGREGNTVFRDVSLHVKKGEFVSLLGPSGCGKSTLLNIVAGLDQPSAGEVVAGHRNISGPGSDRGVVFQEAALMPWLNVKDNVMFGLRKRYTKQDASERAESYLKMVHLTRFKESYPHELSGGMKQRVAIARALAMNPHILLMDEPFGALDEQTRMMLHKEIDAIWRETKKTILFVTHNIREAILLSDRIVLMGTRPGGIRHIFDVPLERPRSLSSPELVALEEEIMGMLEKEIDKVMKEEMGDDYNAEENRVLSGDDRYMGGGI; encoded by the coding sequence ATGGAAGATGTGGTGATTAAAGGATTGGAGAAAACCTTTCCGGGAGCGGAAGGACGAGAGGGGAACACCGTGTTTCGCGATGTCAGTCTGCATGTGAAAAAAGGGGAGTTTGTGTCGCTTCTCGGCCCTTCCGGATGCGGGAAATCGACACTGTTAAATATCGTCGCAGGACTCGATCAGCCTTCGGCAGGAGAGGTGGTGGCAGGTCACCGGAATATCTCCGGCCCGGGTTCCGACCGCGGGGTCGTGTTTCAGGAAGCGGCCCTGATGCCCTGGCTGAACGTGAAGGATAACGTCATGTTTGGCCTGAGAAAACGATATACCAAACAAGATGCCTCCGAGAGAGCCGAAAGTTACCTGAAGATGGTTCATCTGACAAGGTTTAAAGAATCTTATCCGCATGAACTCTCCGGAGGCATGAAACAGCGGGTTGCCATCGCCCGGGCCCTGGCGATGAATCCGCACATCCTGCTCATGGATGAACCGTTTGGCGCTTTGGATGAACAGACGCGCATGATGCTGCATAAAGAAATTGATGCGATCTGGCGGGAGACGAAGAAGACGATTCTGTTTGTGACACATAACATCAGAGAAGCGATTCTGCTGTCTGACCGGATCGTGCTGATGGGGACAAGGCCAGGCGGCATCCGCCATATCTTTGATGTTCCTCTGGAACGGCCGAGATCCCTCTCGTCGCCGGAACTTGTGGCACTCGAAGAAGAAATTATGGGCATGTTGGAGAAAGAAATAGACAAAGTGATGAAAGAGGAGATGGGTGATGACTACAACGCTGAGGAGAATCGTGTTCTTTCTGGGGATGATCGTTATATGGGAGGCGGTATATAG
- a CDS encoding cytochrome c maturation protein CcmE produces MSKNTKIILSASSIIIAVLAMLLIATPASSGSEMKIADINANMDTLEGRHLTTEGMLVHDSVGWDADAIELTFDIEYEGHVLSVFFNGVRPDNFTDDVYIIVRGYLNEEGTLEAEAVQTRCPSTYEGEDPDDHDPDAEYDLDDTDE; encoded by the coding sequence TTGAGTAAAAATACGAAGATCATATTGAGTGCTTCATCGATTATCATCGCTGTGTTGGCTATGCTTTTAATTGCCACACCGGCATCGAGCGGCTCAGAAATGAAGATTGCTGATATCAATGCCAATATGGACACCCTCGAAGGCCGGCATTTGACGACTGAGGGGATGCTTGTCCATGACAGCGTCGGCTGGGATGCCGATGCCATTGAGTTAACGTTCGATATTGAATACGAGGGTCATGTCCTTTCTGTTTTTTTTAACGGTGTGAGACCCGATAATTTCACGGACGATGTCTACATTATCGTCAGAGGTTATTTAAATGAAGAAGGTACTCTGGAAGCGGAAGCTGTTCAGACGAGATGTCCAAGCACCTATGAGGGGGAAGATCCGGATGATCACGACCCTGATGCAGAGTATGACCTGGACGATACAGACGAGTAA
- a CDS encoding cytochrome c3 family protein — MKNVFRHVNKKAALFLLAGVFLGIALFAGTSSAMNYTDSADFCSSCHVMDEAYETFQSSNHASLSCNDCHAPTDSYVSKMAFKAKAGGSHIYMNTIGRNDIPDVLYAKESSVEVIEANCISCHEAGLSNVEYHNVTEGGCIDCHRGVPHGNGMYKPDDWFEPGNYDARS, encoded by the coding sequence TTGAAAAATGTATTCCGACACGTCAATAAGAAAGCCGCACTGTTTCTTCTTGCAGGGGTGTTTTTGGGGATTGCCCTGTTTGCCGGGACATCGAGTGCAATGAACTACACGGATTCCGCTGATTTTTGTTCGAGCTGTCATGTGATGGATGAAGCGTATGAGACATTTCAGTCATCCAATCATGCATCGCTTTCCTGCAATGATTGCCATGCACCGACAGACAGCTATGTCTCGAAAATGGCCTTTAAGGCAAAAGCGGGGGGAAGCCACATCTATATGAACACAATTGGCAGAAATGACATCCCGGATGTGCTCTATGCAAAAGAATCCTCAGTGGAGGTCATCGAAGCGAACTGCATCAGCTGTCACGAGGCGGGTCTTTCAAACGTTGAGTATCATAACGTGACTGAAGGGGGATGCATTGACTGTCACAGAGGCGTGCCGCATGGAAACGGTATGTACAAACCGGATGACTGGTTTGAGCCGGGCAACTATGATGCGAGAAGCTGA
- a CDS encoding ammonia-forming cytochrome c nitrite reductase subunit c552 yields the protein MKQVRSSRYLFILMILFSIGLAACSGDEENEPETTDTTSISPDKIVNTAFQDKHPVQYESYLKNAEQSGPLQSKFATDIEPNLPMLFHNYGFMLEYNKPRGHGYAVEDVINIARINDNSIGSCMTCKSTAVPALIDEMGDDYWSANFRDEIVPRTLELGAGGESEHLGEFGHMSVGCSDCHDPATMELRISRPSFTNAMDRRGIDVTEASHNDMRSYVCAQCHVEYYFEPENQKVTHPWDNGLKPEDMFEYKENQAKDQGFDYDWVHSISGAPMLKAQHPEFEIWSYGPHGEAGVACADCHMPDEPVDGGGTSPSHHWTSPMDNIESACLSCHSETTEEQMRAQVDAIQERHIDMMHETQWFSVRAHYYVNRMITAGADEEKIEEARYEIRKGQWFWDIIAAENSDGFHNPQGGADAMRTSVEASVRAIRIAEAELTGLGEDLNELERQIEETMENVYNEGDPHEKHTHAVNEYFPNVLELDY from the coding sequence ATGAAACAGGTACGATCAAGCCGTTATCTCTTCATTTTGATGATACTCTTTTCTATAGGTCTCGCGGCTTGCAGTGGAGATGAAGAGAATGAGCCGGAAACGACGGATACGACAAGTATTTCTCCGGATAAAATCGTCAACACCGCTTTTCAGGATAAACATCCTGTGCAGTATGAAAGTTATTTAAAGAATGCAGAACAGTCGGGTCCCCTTCAATCGAAGTTTGCGACAGACATCGAGCCGAATTTGCCGATGCTCTTTCACAATTACGGATTTATGCTTGAGTACAACAAGCCACGGGGGCATGGATATGCGGTGGAGGACGTCATCAACATAGCGAGAATCAATGACAATTCCATCGGCTCTTGCATGACGTGTAAATCCACGGCTGTCCCTGCGTTAATCGATGAGATGGGTGATGACTACTGGAGTGCAAACTTCAGAGACGAAATCGTCCCAAGAACCCTTGAGTTGGGGGCAGGCGGAGAGTCTGAACACCTCGGTGAATTCGGTCACATGTCTGTCGGCTGTTCGGACTGTCACGATCCTGCGACAATGGAGCTGCGGATTAGCCGGCCTTCATTCACGAACGCCATGGACAGACGGGGCATTGATGTCACGGAAGCCTCACACAATGACATGAGGAGCTACGTTTGTGCACAATGTCACGTGGAGTATTATTTTGAACCGGAAAATCAGAAGGTGACACATCCATGGGACAACGGCCTGAAGCCGGAAGATATGTTCGAATACAAAGAGAACCAGGCGAAGGACCAGGGGTTTGATTATGACTGGGTGCACTCCATTTCCGGAGCTCCGATGCTGAAGGCACAGCATCCGGAATTTGAAATTTGGAGTTACGGACCTCACGGCGAAGCCGGTGTTGCCTGTGCCGATTGTCACATGCCGGATGAGCCTGTGGACGGTGGAGGGACCTCGCCATCGCACCACTGGACGTCTCCGATGGACAACATTGAGAGTGCGTGTCTCAGCTGTCATTCTGAAACGACAGAAGAACAGATGCGGGCCCAAGTGGATGCCATCCAGGAACGCCATATTGATATGATGCATGAAACACAATGGTTCTCTGTTCGCGCTCACTATTACGTCAATCGGATGATCACTGCCGGTGCGGATGAAGAAAAGATTGAAGAAGCCCGGTATGAGATTCGAAAAGGGCAGTGGTTCTGGGATATTATCGCAGCGGAAAACTCTGACGGGTTTCATAATCCACAGGGCGGTGCCGATGCAATGAGGACCTCTGTAGAAGCATCGGTCAGAGCCATTCGCATTGCTGAGGCGGAGCTTACCGGCTTGGGAGAAGACCTCAATGAACTCGAGCGTCAGATCGAAGAAACAATGGAAAATGTCTACAACGAGGGAGATCCTCATGAGAAGCATACTCACGCTGTCAATGAGTATTTCCCGAACGTACTGGAACTCGATTATTAA
- a CDS encoding MFS transporter, protein MRPKQVMNVKDPQIRTLHYTWIAFFIAFFAWFNMAPLSAMMAASETWLTRAHLEALAIVNLALTIPARVIIGSLLDRYGPRKVFSLLLIVMAVPIFMFAFGTGFMQLMIARLFISCIGASFVVGIRMVSEWFPPRQVGFAEGFYAGFGNFGSAAGAIVLPWLAIYLFGGEEGWRYAVALTGALSLGYGIFYWIVARDTPEGRTFVPAKKAAAMEVSSYRDLIWLIIWTVPLNAALGLLAWRLVTMNFLSREALQIIAVFLIAATVYQIIQILRVNLPILRKGVPEDDRYRFKNVIALNTTYFANFGAELAIVSMLPLFFLETFSLNPATAGVMAASFAFVNLFARPVGGWLSDRMGNRKQTMLIYMLGISAGLAGMALIDSGWPLTLAVAMTFVTSLFIQGAEGATFAIIPFVKKRLTGQVSGMAGAYGNVGSVVYLTLYTFTGPTVFFLVLSLGAFISFLFCLFLLDEPKDSFGEEYELSSVDREQQRTLLEESS, encoded by the coding sequence ATGAGACCAAAACAGGTTATGAATGTGAAGGACCCGCAGATCCGCACGTTGCATTATACGTGGATCGCATTCTTCATCGCTTTTTTTGCCTGGTTTAATATGGCCCCGCTGTCCGCGATGATGGCGGCGAGTGAGACGTGGCTGACGAGAGCGCATCTTGAAGCGCTGGCGATCGTCAACCTGGCCCTGACGATTCCGGCACGGGTCATCATCGGCTCCCTCCTCGACCGTTATGGACCGCGGAAGGTGTTCAGTCTGTTGTTAATTGTCATGGCTGTCCCGATTTTCATGTTTGCATTTGGGACAGGCTTTATGCAACTGATGATTGCAAGGCTCTTTATCAGCTGTATCGGAGCGAGCTTTGTCGTCGGGATCCGTATGGTCTCCGAATGGTTCCCGCCAAGGCAGGTCGGATTTGCCGAGGGGTTCTATGCCGGCTTCGGGAATTTTGGTTCGGCAGCGGGTGCCATTGTCCTTCCGTGGCTCGCCATCTATCTTTTCGGCGGTGAAGAGGGCTGGCGTTATGCGGTGGCACTGACCGGTGCCCTCAGTCTCGGTTACGGGATCTTTTACTGGATCGTCGCCCGCGATACCCCGGAAGGACGGACCTTTGTCCCGGCGAAGAAAGCGGCGGCTATGGAAGTTTCGAGCTACCGGGATTTGATCTGGCTGATCATCTGGACCGTTCCGCTGAATGCTGCTCTCGGCCTGTTGGCATGGCGCCTTGTAACGATGAATTTTCTGTCCCGTGAGGCCCTTCAGATCATTGCTGTGTTCCTGATTGCGGCGACCGTGTATCAGATCATCCAGATTCTCCGGGTGAATTTGCCGATTCTCAGAAAGGGTGTTCCGGAAGATGACCGCTACAGGTTTAAGAATGTCATCGCACTGAATACCACCTATTTCGCCAATTTCGGGGCAGAGCTTGCGATTGTTTCGATGCTGCCGCTGTTTTTTCTCGAGACGTTTTCCTTAAACCCGGCGACAGCAGGCGTGATGGCAGCTTCCTTTGCTTTCGTCAATCTGTTTGCGCGCCCAGTCGGCGGCTGGCTCAGTGACCGCATGGGGAATCGCAAACAGACGATGCTGATTTATATGCTCGGCATCAGTGCCGGGCTCGCAGGCATGGCGCTGATCGATTCCGGCTGGCCCCTAACCCTTGCAGTGGCGATGACCTTCGTGACATCACTCTTTATTCAGGGCGCGGAAGGGGCGACCTTTGCCATTATTCCGTTCGTCAAAAAACGTCTGACCGGACAGGTCTCAGGGATGGCAGGTGCATACGGGAACGTCGGCTCCGTCGTCTACCTGACGCTCTATACGTTTACCGGCCCGACCGTCTTCTTTCTCGTCCTGTCTTTGGGGGCGTTCATCAGCTTTCTCTTTTGCCTGTTTCTGTTGGATGAACCGAAGGATTCTTTCGGTGAAGAGTACGAACTGTCTTCCGTTGACCGTGAACAGCAACGGACCCTCTTGGAAGAGAGCTCCTGA
- a CDS encoding aliphatic sulfonate ABC transporter substrate-binding protein, whose protein sequence is MTNKLAWIAGSGLLVLAACGNQEETSTEASDQAVDSEEINIGYFPNLDHAAGIIGKEKGYFADEMGDDIAFQHFPNGNEFIDALDTGIIDLGYVGPGPAINYYLSGGDVVVIGAAANGATLIVSREGTDIHEVEDFAGHSFSTPGNGCTHNVQLEMMLLDKGLKTNRRGGEVEHQSRVNPASMVAMFEQGQLDGAAAPEPWGTLLVEEHNANVVTEWDEVFLGEELASVVLVTSSSFLEEHPDKVEEALKAHQKSVAFAQENEEETLSAVNDLIYSLTQTRLPEEVLTKAWQRMEVTTQTHADALQAWADASYELAFMDIEPDLDGFVDTSILDQLN, encoded by the coding sequence ATGACAAACAAATTGGCCTGGATTGCCGGCAGTGGACTGCTCGTACTGGCAGCGTGCGGGAATCAGGAAGAAACGTCAACGGAGGCTTCGGATCAGGCAGTGGACAGTGAAGAAATCAACATCGGGTATTTTCCGAATTTGGATCACGCGGCAGGTATTATCGGGAAAGAGAAAGGGTATTTTGCCGATGAAATGGGCGATGACATCGCGTTTCAGCATTTCCCGAACGGGAATGAATTCATCGATGCTTTGGATACGGGGATCATTGATCTCGGCTACGTGGGACCCGGTCCAGCGATCAATTATTACCTCTCAGGCGGTGACGTGGTTGTCATCGGTGCTGCAGCAAACGGTGCGACGCTGATTGTGTCAAGAGAAGGTACGGACATTCATGAAGTCGAGGATTTCGCCGGTCATTCCTTCTCGACACCCGGGAACGGATGCACACACAACGTTCAGCTCGAGATGATGCTGTTGGACAAGGGATTGAAAACGAACCGCAGAGGCGGAGAAGTGGAGCATCAGTCGAGAGTCAACCCGGCAAGCATGGTTGCGATGTTTGAACAGGGTCAGCTTGACGGTGCTGCAGCCCCGGAACCGTGGGGTACGCTGCTCGTTGAAGAACACAATGCCAATGTTGTGACGGAATGGGACGAGGTGTTTCTGGGTGAAGAGCTCGCCAGTGTGGTGCTGGTAACGAGCAGTTCTTTTCTGGAAGAACATCCGGACAAAGTGGAAGAGGCGTTAAAGGCTCATCAGAAGTCCGTTGCCTTTGCTCAAGAGAACGAAGAGGAAACCCTTTCAGCGGTAAACGATCTCATCTACAGCTTGACCCAGACCCGACTGCCTGAAGAGGTGCTTACGAAGGCTTGGCAGCGTATGGAAGTGACGACACAAACCCATGCGGATGCCCTCCAAGCATGGGCCGATGCCTCGTATGAGCTCGCATTTATGGATATTGAACCGGATCTCGACGGATTCGTGGACACATCCATCCTCGATCAGCTCAACTGA
- a CDS encoding Crp/Fnr family transcriptional regulator — MPEKAAFINRIPAFSILPDQVQSEIATLVKTKTVTTGETLFRDTQPAEAVYFINSGKVKLTKSSATGKEILLDIRSKGEVFAEVALFSKPDMTYPANAVILESGAVSYIRSDHLEAYLMSHPELTISLFQLMCDRLRIAQTTLRDVALYGKLSALSTTLLRLAGDYGKIQDNGEIVIPLRLTHEEIGNFFGATRESVSRMMKELSRQGVITRTRDTLTIHNPDQLNEYSTQ; from the coding sequence TTGCCAGAAAAAGCGGCCTTTATTAACCGGATTCCGGCCTTTTCCATCCTTCCGGATCAGGTTCAGAGTGAAATTGCCACCCTTGTCAAAACAAAAACCGTCACAACCGGCGAAACACTGTTCAGGGATACCCAGCCCGCCGAAGCGGTCTATTTCATTAATTCAGGAAAGGTGAAGCTGACCAAAAGCAGCGCCACCGGTAAAGAGATTCTCCTTGATATCCGGTCGAAGGGCGAGGTCTTTGCTGAAGTCGCGCTCTTCAGTAAGCCGGACATGACGTATCCTGCCAATGCGGTAATTCTTGAGAGCGGTGCAGTATCCTACATTCGAAGTGATCACCTCGAAGCGTATCTGATGTCACACCCTGAGCTCACCATCTCTCTCTTTCAGTTGATGTGCGACCGGCTCCGGATCGCTCAAACAACGCTAAGGGATGTCGCCCTATACGGAAAACTGAGTGCCTTGTCCACCACCCTTCTCCGTCTCGCAGGCGATTACGGGAAGATTCAGGATAACGGTGAGATCGTCATCCCGCTCCGGCTTACGCACGAGGAGATCGGAAACTTCTTCGGTGCGACCCGGGAAAGCGTATCGCGCATGATGAAAGAGCTTTCCAGGCAAGGTGTGATCACCCGAACCCGGGATACGCTTACGATCCACAATCCTGATCAGCTGAATGAATACAGCACGCAATAA